From a single Apium graveolens cultivar Ventura chromosome 2, ASM990537v1, whole genome shotgun sequence genomic region:
- the LOC141687346 gene encoding uncharacterized protein LOC141687346 produces MGEPAKALNEQGMLDTKDVLSSILRPTVTATHFEIKPQFIQFISNDSFAGLSTENPVDHLENFLEKCDTIKLTTKFYNGLTQEFRIFVDAASGGSIMKKNTEDAKALLDDMASNDNYPYSDRNHPKKGGKYDVDTLTMLNTTMRAMVKKIEQLDSRTSSIVASCDICGIVGHTQNICQFNPSGLAMEQANVLYNQN; encoded by the exons ATGGGTGAACCAGCTAAAGCTCTCAATGAGCAGGGCATGCTAGATACTAAGGACGTACTCTCCAGTATTCTCAGACCAACAGTCACTGCTACCCACTTTGAAATCAAGCCTCAGTTCATCCAATTTATCTCCAATGATTCTTTCGCAGGATTGTCCACTGAAAATCCTGTTGATCATCTTGAGAATTTTCTGGAGAAGTGTGATACAATAAAGTTGACTACA AAATTCTACAATGGGTTAACACAAGAATTCCGAATTTTTGTTGATGCTGCTTCTGGTGGATCTATTATGAAGAAGAACACTGAGGATGCGAAAGCTTTATTAGACGATATGGCGTCCAATGATAACTATCCATATAGTGACAGAAATCATCCTAAGAAGGGAGGTAAGTATGATGTTGATACTCTAACCATGTTGAATACTACTATGCGGGCAATGGTTAAGAAGATTGAGCAATTGGATTCTAGAACTTCATCTATAGTTGCCTCATGTGATATTTGTGGTATAGTTGGACACACTCAAAATATTTGTCAGTTCAATCCCTCTGGATTAGCAATGGAACAAGCAAATGTCCTTTACAACCAAAATTAA